One region of Mucilaginibacter sp. 14171R-50 genomic DNA includes:
- a CDS encoding GNAT family N-acetyltransferase, with product MPVPVEIKRVTIDDIEVLLTLGRKTFFDAFLHRNSREDMDAYASTAFTTSRFEEELNNPDSEFYFAVVDNAIAGYIKLNYPNAQTDLQDPNALEVERIYVLQQYQGQQIGKHLLNFAIQTATDKQFKYVWLGVWEHNTKAIEFYKSKGFTQFGSHPFVLGNDEQTDILMKRPL from the coding sequence ATGCCTGTTCCTGTTGAAATAAAAAGGGTAACCATAGATGATATTGAGGTTTTGCTTACCCTTGGCCGCAAAACATTTTTTGACGCTTTTTTGCACCGTAACAGCCGCGAAGATATGGACGCGTATGCGTCGACTGCATTTACCACAAGCCGTTTTGAAGAGGAACTGAACAACCCCGATTCGGAATTTTATTTCGCTGTGGTTGACAATGCCATAGCCGGATATATAAAGCTTAACTACCCCAACGCCCAAACCGACTTGCAAGACCCCAACGCGTTAGAAGTAGAGCGTATTTATGTTTTACAGCAATACCAGGGACAGCAAATAGGTAAACACCTGCTAAATTTTGCTATCCAAACAGCTACCGATAAGCAATTTAAATATGTATGGCTGGGCGTATGGGAGCATAACACAAAAGCTATCGAGTTTTATAAAAGTAAAGGTTTTACCCAATTTGGCAGCCATCCTTTTGTATTAGGCAACGATGAGCAAACGGATATTTTGATGAAGAGGCCGCTGTAG
- a CDS encoding RNA polymerase sigma factor yields the protein MADREDAFRKIYEANSKKIYHLCYGYTGDDDAANDLLQETFLKVWQNLHKFRNQALISTWIYRIAVNTCLTYLRSEKRQAKDELTPAIAENKREEFSEKNEQVALLYKCISKLEESERIIITLVLDEVPYPEIAEVSGISEGNLRVKIYRIKQKLTELYNQYERL from the coding sequence GTGGCAGACAGAGAAGACGCTTTCCGCAAAATTTACGAAGCCAATTCAAAGAAAATTTACCATTTGTGCTATGGTTATACCGGCGATGATGACGCCGCCAACGACCTGTTGCAGGAAACTTTTTTAAAAGTTTGGCAAAACCTGCATAAGTTTCGTAACCAGGCGCTTATTTCCACCTGGATATATCGCATAGCGGTAAACACCTGCCTAACCTATTTACGATCGGAAAAACGACAGGCCAAAGACGAACTTACCCCGGCAATCGCTGAGAATAAACGCGAGGAGTTTTCAGAAAAGAACGAGCAGGTTGCTTTGCTGTATAAATGCATATCAAAACTGGAAGAATCAGAAAGAATTATCATAACATTGGTACTTGACGAAGTGCCTTACCCCGAAATTGCAGAAGTATCGGGTATATCAGAGGGGAATTTGCGGGTGAAAATATATCGCATTAAACAAAAATTGACAGAGTTATACAATCAATATGAAAGACTTTGA
- a CDS encoding DUF4112 domain-containing protein yields MDRSKQVMLTGQLKWVERIASVMDDKFCLPGTNFRFGLDPILNFIPFAGDVSGFIVSAALLYVMAKNGVSRKVLILMAINISIDAAVGAIPLLGQISDFYIKANTRNIKLLKEHYQEGKHTGSGNGVIAIIIIVLLIVLSAVLYVSYISLRWLFAQF; encoded by the coding sequence ATGGACAGATCGAAACAGGTTATGTTAACCGGGCAGCTAAAGTGGGTAGAGCGTATAGCGTCGGTAATGGACGATAAATTCTGTTTGCCGGGTACTAACTTCCGTTTCGGGCTCGACCCGATCCTCAACTTTATCCCGTTCGCAGGTGATGTATCGGGATTTATTGTATCGGCAGCGCTACTTTATGTAATGGCCAAAAACGGCGTAAGCCGCAAAGTCCTCATTCTTATGGCGATAAACATCAGTATTGATGCAGCAGTGGGCGCTATTCCACTTTTAGGGCAGATCTCTGATTTTTATATCAAGGCAAATACTCGTAACATAAAATTGTTGAAAGAGCATTACCAGGAAGGTAAACACACCGGCAGCGGTAATGGCGTTATCGCCATCATCATTATTGTGTTGTTAATAGTTTTAAGCGCGGTGTTATATGTAAGTTATATATCGCTGAGGTGGTTATTCGCGCAGTTTTAA
- the dinB gene encoding DNA polymerase IV: MDAQRHIVHIDLDSFFVSVERKFNPSLIGKAVIIGGSADRGVVASCSYEARKYGVHSAMPTRQALKLCPHAIVIHGTHGRYSEASREVTQIIHNMVPLYQKSSVDEFYIDLTGMERYHDPYRLATELRQKVIAETGLPISFGMASGKTVAKMATNQAKPNGQLWIQPGKEKAFLAPLNISKIPGLGESTCQKLYRYGIEKIGDLQRVNLKFLEAVFGKMGLYIYNKANGIDDSEITPHSDRKSISTEHTFHNDVKDLRTLENILVSMTEELAGKLRRENKVASCLAIKIRYANFETHTQQQKIALTAAEHILIPGIKNLLKSAWNQHRPIRLIGVRLSHLCTGSYQINLFEDNEERIKLYQAMDNINFRFGDKTICRAAGMEIGARSFNPFLKG; encoded by the coding sequence ATGGATGCTCAGCGGCATATTGTACATATCGATCTCGATTCGTTTTTCGTGTCCGTAGAGCGGAAATTCAACCCCTCGCTTATCGGCAAGGCTGTTATAATAGGCGGCTCTGCGGATAGGGGAGTAGTGGCCTCGTGCAGTTACGAAGCGCGTAAATATGGTGTGCATTCGGCTATGCCTACGCGGCAAGCGCTTAAGCTTTGTCCGCATGCTATTGTTATACACGGCACCCATGGGCGCTATTCCGAGGCGTCGCGCGAGGTTACGCAGATCATTCATAACATGGTGCCGTTGTATCAAAAATCATCAGTAGACGAATTTTATATCGACCTGACCGGTATGGAGCGATATCATGACCCGTACAGGCTGGCTACCGAACTTCGCCAAAAGGTGATCGCAGAAACCGGGCTCCCTATTTCTTTCGGAATGGCATCCGGCAAAACGGTAGCTAAGATGGCTACCAACCAGGCAAAACCCAATGGGCAGCTTTGGATACAACCCGGTAAAGAGAAAGCGTTTTTAGCTCCGCTCAACATCAGCAAAATACCCGGACTTGGCGAAAGTACCTGCCAAAAGCTATATAGGTATGGCATTGAGAAGATAGGCGACCTGCAGCGGGTTAACCTAAAGTTTTTAGAGGCGGTTTTCGGTAAGATGGGTTTATATATTTATAACAAGGCAAACGGTATTGACGATAGCGAGATCACTCCGCACAGCGATCGTAAATCTATTTCAACCGAACACACCTTCCATAATGATGTGAAAGACCTGCGCACACTTGAAAACATTTTGGTAAGCATGACCGAAGAACTGGCGGGCAAACTGCGGCGCGAGAACAAGGTGGCGTCGTGCCTGGCTATTAAGATACGTTACGCCAATTTTGAAACCCACACGCAGCAGCAAAAAATAGCACTAACGGCCGCCGAGCATATACTGATACCCGGCATAAAAAACCTGCTGAAAAGCGCATGGAACCAGCACCGGCCAATCCGACTGATAGGCGTAAGGCTAAGCCACCTGTGTACGGGCAGTTACCAGATAAACCTTTTTGAAGACAACGAGGAACGCATAAAGCTGTACCAGGCTATGGATAACATTAATTTTAGGTTTGGCGATAAAACTATTTGCCGCGCTGCCGGCATGGAGATTGGCGCGCGCTCCTTTAACCCGTTTTTAAAGGGGTAA
- a CDS encoding 2'-5' RNA ligase family protein, with protein sequence MNSYIDYLFLLSPPQIIKELIGKYKMASVKHIGSYKSMGSPAHISIMHAERQKPFYASTTIAKVEARLNSMPPVLLHIDGFKYFTHIHDQYTIYAHIRITPAVDTWFALIKRHLEVKKGLIPHITVVRNIPASDFNTLWPHFRHKRVVEPFWIDELKIVTRETFGGMAGWQPFKTVQFKGANLLLPKDDVTSRTQVKLF encoded by the coding sequence ATGAACAGTTACATCGATTACCTTTTCCTGCTGTCGCCGCCCCAAATCATCAAGGAGCTCATTGGCAAATATAAAATGGCTTCGGTAAAGCATATCGGTAGTTATAAAAGCATGGGTTCTCCGGCGCATATTTCTATTATGCATGCCGAGCGGCAAAAGCCTTTTTACGCCTCCACTACGATTGCAAAGGTTGAAGCCCGCCTCAACAGTATGCCTCCGGTATTACTCCATATAGACGGATTTAAGTATTTCACGCATATACACGATCAATACACTATTTACGCGCATATCCGGATTACGCCGGCGGTTGATACGTGGTTTGCCTTGATCAAGAGGCATCTGGAAGTAAAGAAGGGTTTGATACCTCACATAACTGTAGTAAGGAACATACCGGCGAGTGATTTTAACACCTTATGGCCTCATTTTCGACATAAACGTGTGGTAGAGCCTTTCTGGATAGACGAATTGAAGATTGTTACGCGCGAAACTTTTGGCGGTATGGCCGGATGGCAACCATTTAAAACGGTGCAATTTAAAGGCGCTAACCTGCTGTTGCCTAAGGACGACGTTACCAGCAGAACACAAGTAAAGTTATTTTAA